A single Pseudodesulfovibrio aespoeensis Aspo-2 DNA region contains:
- a CDS encoding inorganic phosphate transporter yields the protein MDIYDLFFYLSLGAGFLMAFNLGANDVANSMASAVGARAISVRQAVFIASILNFVGAVFMGSHVTATVSKGIINSSAISDPKLMMIGMFSALLAAALWVLVATLTSLPVSSTHSIVGAIMGFGLVAGGPDVVNWLKMGGIVLSWIISPFFAAIIAFSVFSHIRKYILYKHHFIEQAKRWAPIWAAFTILLIALSFLYKTPAGKSLDLHWVTALVIAAALGLLTWLGTRVLVGRMVMDQEEGAEGVERVFRRMQVGTSCYVALSQGANDVANAIGPVAAIYLIAKEHQLYSQADIPISMLILGGLGIAFGISLLGHKVMATVGEKITTLTNTRGFAVDFGAASTVLIASNLGLPVSTTHAAVGGVVGVGLARGFKAVDFRVLLRIVAYWVATVPIAALTSIIFFVLLKWLCYS from the coding sequence ATGGATATCTACGACCTTTTCTTCTATCTGTCTCTGGGAGCGGGCTTTCTCATGGCCTTCAACCTGGGAGCCAACGATGTGGCCAACTCCATGGCCTCGGCTGTGGGCGCGCGGGCCATCTCCGTGCGCCAGGCCGTGTTCATCGCCAGCATCCTGAACTTCGTCGGCGCGGTGTTCATGGGCTCGCACGTGACGGCCACGGTGAGCAAGGGGATCATCAACTCCTCGGCCATATCAGACCCCAAGCTGATGATGATAGGGATGTTCTCCGCCCTGCTGGCGGCGGCGCTGTGGGTGCTTGTGGCCACGCTCACCTCGCTGCCCGTCTCCTCGACCCACTCCATCGTCGGGGCGATCATGGGGTTCGGGCTGGTGGCGGGCGGGCCGGACGTGGTCAACTGGCTGAAGATGGGCGGCATTGTCCTCTCCTGGATCATCTCCCCGTTCTTTGCCGCCATCATCGCCTTCTCGGTCTTCTCCCACATCCGAAAATACATCCTCTACAAGCACCACTTCATCGAGCAGGCCAAGCGATGGGCCCCCATCTGGGCTGCCTTTACCATCCTGCTGATCGCCCTCTCTTTTCTCTACAAGACCCCAGCTGGCAAGTCGCTTGACCTGCATTGGGTCACGGCCTTGGTCATTGCCGCTGCCCTGGGCCTGCTGACCTGGCTTGGCACGCGCGTGCTCGTCGGCAGGATGGTTATGGATCAGGAAGAGGGTGCAGAAGGGGTGGAGCGGGTGTTCCGGCGGATGCAGGTAGGCACCTCCTGTTACGTGGCCCTGTCCCAGGGGGCCAACGACGTGGCCAACGCCATCGGCCCGGTGGCGGCCATCTACCTGATCGCCAAGGAGCATCAACTCTACTCCCAGGCGGACATCCCCATTTCCATGCTTATACTCGGCGGACTGGGCATCGCTTTTGGCATCAGCCTGCTCGGCCACAAGGTCATGGCCACCGTGGGCGAAAAGATCACCACCCTGACCAACACGCGCGGCTTTGCCGTGGATTTCGGCGCGGCCTCCACCGTGCTGATCGCCTCCAACCTCGGCCTGCCTGTCTCCACCACCCACGCGGCTGTGGGCGGCGTGGTCGGCGTGGGGCTGGCGCGCGGGTTCAAGGCCGTGGATTTCCGCGTGCTGTTGCGCATCGTGGCCTACTGGGTGGCCACCGTGCCCATCGCGGCCCTGACCAGTATCATTTTCTTTGTGCTGCTGAAGTGGTTGTGTTACAGCTAG
- a CDS encoding DUF47 domain-containing protein — protein MFIRMPFFGLLSKRDPMEGLVEHYNKIAECIATIDESLECYLGGGMCREFEELTRTIDEIENHADIIKRNIRNHLPRGVFMAVEKPLFLSYTKSQDNILDSAQDALHWLAMRKVEISEDIQKDLIFLLDAVERTTILLGPALDATIALVNGESLDREGTKNHYCKVRFERENVRTLKNELQKAVYAKDIEFKDIYQLLHFIDCLDDMAHNTENCADFLRAMIAR, from the coding sequence ATGTTCATCAGAATGCCGTTTTTTGGTCTGCTTTCCAAGAGAGATCCCATGGAAGGACTCGTCGAGCACTACAACAAGATCGCCGAGTGCATCGCCACCATCGACGAGTCGCTCGAATGCTATCTTGGCGGCGGGATGTGCCGTGAATTCGAGGAGTTGACCAGGACCATCGACGAGATCGAGAATCACGCAGACATCATCAAGCGCAACATCCGCAACCACCTGCCCAGGGGCGTCTTCATGGCCGTGGAGAAACCCCTGTTCCTGAGCTACACCAAGAGCCAGGACAACATCCTGGACTCGGCCCAGGACGCGCTCCACTGGCTGGCCATGCGCAAGGTGGAGATTTCCGAGGATATCCAGAAGGATCTCATCTTTCTGCTCGACGCGGTGGAGCGGACCACGATTTTGCTCGGCCCGGCCCTTGATGCCACCATTGCCCTGGTCAATGGCGAATCCCTGGACCGCGAAGGCACCAAGAACCACTATTGCAAGGTGCGCTTCGAGCGCGAGAATGTCCGCACCCTCAAGAATGAACTCCAGAAGGCGGTCTACGCCAAGGACATTGAGTTCAAGGACATCTATCAGCTCCTGCACTTCATCGACTGCCTTGACGACATGGCCCACAATACCGAAAACTGCGCCGACTTCCTGCGGGCCATGATCGCACGCTAG
- a CDS encoding HD-GYP domain-containing protein: protein MNEEALLKAGALGAVQAGQCGSSAHFVTTILHQFAESLGFAIDAKDQSTRMHSDEVARISQVLALTMGLSGTEGQIIHVAGHLHDIGKIGVPDAVLGKCGTLTPAEWKAMRRHPQAGADILRPVAALSNLGVVDMVLFHHERYDGAGYPHGLKGLAIPLGARIIALGDTLSAMLQDRPYRKARTFDAAHDEIIRCSCSQFDPRVVEAFRESAGKLESLVENGAGKTLAA, encoded by the coding sequence ATGAATGAAGAGGCATTGCTCAAGGCAGGAGCACTCGGGGCGGTACAGGCCGGGCAATGCGGGTCGTCGGCCCATTTCGTGACCACCATCCTGCACCAGTTCGCCGAGTCCCTGGGCTTTGCCATAGACGCCAAGGACCAGAGCACCCGGATGCATTCGGACGAGGTGGCCAGGATATCCCAGGTGCTGGCCCTGACCATGGGGCTGTCCGGCACCGAAGGGCAGATCATCCATGTGGCCGGGCATCTGCACGACATCGGCAAGATCGGCGTGCCTGACGCGGTGCTCGGCAAGTGCGGCACCCTGACCCCTGCCGAGTGGAAGGCCATGCGCAGGCACCCGCAGGCCGGGGCCGACATCTTGCGCCCTGTGGCCGCCCTGAGCAATCTCGGCGTGGTGGATATGGTCCTGTTTCATCACGAGCGGTACGACGGGGCGGGCTACCCGCACGGTCTCAAGGGGCTGGCCATCCCGCTGGGCGCGCGCATCATCGCTCTTGGCGACACGCTCTCGGCCATGCTCCAGGATCGCCCCTATCGCAAGGCGCGCACCTTTGACGCGGCCCATGACGAGATCATCCGCTGCTCCTGCAGCCAGTTCGACCCGCGCGTGGTCGAGGCGTTCCGCGAGTCTGCGGGCAAGCTCGAATCCCTTGTGGAAAACGGCGCGGGCAAGACCCTGGCCGCATAA
- the ilvD gene encoding dihydroxy-acid dehydratase has translation MRSKIMTGGLEKAPHRSLLYATGLTREELNRPLIGVCNAANEIIPGHVHLHTIARAVKDGIRHAGGTPMEFPAIGVCDGLAMNHEGMRMSLPSREIIADSVEIMATAHPFDALVCITNCDKIVPGMLMAILRLNIPAIIVSGGPMLAGRRKSADLITVFEGVGRVKTGSMNEDELTVLEESACPTCGSCAGMFTANSMNCLSESIGLALPGNGTIPAVMSARIRLAKHTGMQVMEMLARNIRPRDIVTAKSVHNAVTMDMALGCSTNTTLHLPALFAEAGLDLSLEMFNEISRKTPNLCKLSPAGPHYMEDLNEAGGIPGVMSELVKRGLLNLDVMTVTGKTLGENLKDLGAKVTNHDIVRPIDTPYSEEGGIAILYGNIAPEGCCVKQSAVAPEMMVNTGTARVFHSEEESVQAILGGEIKPGDVVVVLYEGPKGGPGMREMLTPTSAISGMGLGGSVALITDGRFSGGTRGAAIGHVSPEAAAGGPVGLIQTGDRIAIDIPARSITLLVDNAELEARRKTYTPVVKEIASPFLRRYARLVTSASRGAVFER, from the coding sequence ATGCGCAGCAAGATCATGACCGGCGGGCTGGAAAAAGCCCCCCACCGCTCGCTCCTCTACGCGACCGGCCTGACCAGAGAGGAACTCAACCGCCCCCTCATCGGCGTGTGCAACGCCGCCAACGAAATCATCCCCGGCCACGTCCATCTCCACACCATCGCCAGGGCCGTCAAGGACGGCATCCGCCACGCCGGGGGCACGCCCATGGAGTTCCCGGCCATCGGCGTCTGCGACGGGCTGGCCATGAACCACGAAGGCATGCGAATGTCCCTGCCCAGCCGCGAGATCATCGCCGACTCGGTGGAGATCATGGCCACGGCCCATCCCTTTGACGCCCTGGTCTGCATCACCAACTGCGACAAGATCGTGCCCGGCATGCTCATGGCCATCCTGCGCCTGAACATCCCGGCCATCATCGTCTCCGGCGGACCCATGCTGGCCGGACGCCGGAAGAGCGCGGACCTGATCACGGTCTTCGAGGGCGTGGGCCGGGTCAAGACCGGGTCCATGAACGAGGACGAGCTGACCGTGCTCGAAGAATCCGCCTGCCCCACCTGCGGCTCGTGCGCGGGCATGTTCACGGCCAACTCCATGAACTGTCTGTCCGAGTCCATCGGCCTGGCCCTGCCGGGCAACGGCACCATCCCGGCGGTCATGTCGGCCAGGATACGCCTGGCCAAACACACCGGCATGCAGGTCATGGAAATGCTTGCGCGCAACATCCGCCCGCGCGACATCGTGACCGCGAAATCCGTGCACAACGCCGTGACCATGGACATGGCCCTTGGCTGCTCCACCAACACCACCCTGCACCTGCCCGCCCTCTTTGCCGAGGCAGGCCTCGACCTGAGCCTGGAAATGTTCAACGAGATCAGCAGAAAGACGCCCAACCTGTGCAAGCTCTCCCCGGCAGGCCCGCACTATATGGAAGACCTGAACGAGGCGGGCGGCATCCCCGGCGTCATGAGCGAGCTGGTCAAGCGCGGCCTGCTCAACCTCGACGTAATGACCGTCACCGGCAAGACCCTGGGCGAAAACCTCAAGGATCTCGGCGCCAAGGTCACCAATCACGACATCGTCCGGCCCATCGACACCCCCTATTCCGAGGAAGGAGGCATCGCCATCCTCTACGGCAACATCGCGCCCGAGGGCTGCTGCGTGAAGCAGTCGGCAGTGGCCCCGGAGATGATGGTCAACACGGGCACGGCCAGGGTGTTCCACTCCGAGGAGGAAAGCGTGCAGGCCATTCTGGGCGGCGAGATCAAGCCCGGCGACGTGGTGGTGGTGCTTTACGAAGGCCCCAAGGGCGGCCCGGGCATGCGCGAAATGCTCACGCCCACCTCGGCCATCTCCGGCATGGGTCTTGGCGGCTCGGTGGCCCTGATCACGGATGGCCGGTTCTCAGGCGGCACGCGCGGCGCGGCCATCGGCCATGTCTCGCCCGAGGCGGCGGCGGGCGGCCCGGTGGGGCTGATCCAGACCGGTGACAGGATCGCCATCGACATCCCGGCCCGGTCCATCACCCTTTTGGTGGACAACGCCGAGCTTGAAGCGCGGCGCAAGACCTACACGCCCGTGGTCAAGGAAATTGCTTCCCCGTTCCTGCGCCGCTACGCCCGGCTCGTCACCTCCGCATCCAGGGGCGCGGTCTTCGAGCGGTAG
- a CDS encoding IS110 family RNA-guided transposase: protein MAKYSVSRISDFLEAFEGREIHVGVDVHKLSYHVAVRREDGACETWVAPAKPYDLVLALLELGQPIAQVTYESGPTGFGLCRAMEEAGIDCCVVAPSKVPRAVVAGSKTDRLDCIKLADYAAKGMLKGIAVPTPAEEGERSLIRRRSQIVDNIRRAKLRIKSLLLYVGAEEPPGLSQWSGQAVGRLSTLQIEPAAKLTLDSLLRELSWQKVELKEIEATLSMIMVKRHEEAMKRLRTVPGVGPTVATTFLLEVFRPERFQCHEQVVSYLGLAPTVRQSGERSSRGRLVPVGQKRLRSLLVESAWIWQAKVPKIKERYNQLVAKTGVPQKAIAAIARLLAIVLWRLSLSGRCYQSS from the coding sequence ATGGCAAAGTATTCAGTATCACGAATCAGCGATTTTCTGGAAGCGTTTGAAGGCCGGGAGATTCACGTCGGCGTGGACGTTCACAAACTCAGTTATCATGTGGCGGTGCGTCGCGAGGATGGGGCTTGTGAGACATGGGTAGCGCCTGCCAAGCCATATGATTTGGTCCTGGCGTTGCTCGAATTGGGGCAGCCAATAGCACAGGTCACTTATGAATCCGGCCCAACGGGTTTTGGGCTATGTCGGGCCATGGAAGAGGCTGGCATAGATTGCTGCGTGGTTGCCCCGAGCAAGGTTCCCCGTGCTGTGGTTGCGGGGTCAAAGACAGATCGGTTGGACTGTATCAAACTGGCCGACTATGCCGCCAAGGGCATGCTTAAGGGGATCGCCGTGCCTACTCCTGCCGAGGAAGGAGAGCGCAGCCTGATTCGCCGCAGGTCGCAGATTGTCGACAACATCCGCCGCGCCAAGTTACGGATCAAGTCGTTGCTGCTTTACGTCGGCGCGGAGGAGCCGCCAGGGCTATCGCAGTGGTCCGGGCAAGCCGTTGGGAGACTGTCGACTCTTCAAATCGAGCCTGCCGCCAAGTTGACGCTGGACAGCCTGTTGCGCGAGTTGTCTTGGCAGAAGGTGGAGCTAAAAGAGATCGAGGCGACTCTGTCCATGATCATGGTAAAACGGCATGAAGAGGCTATGAAGCGGCTGCGGACGGTCCCCGGCGTCGGCCCGACGGTCGCCACCACGTTTTTGCTGGAGGTCTTTCGTCCGGAGCGTTTTCAGTGTCATGAACAGGTCGTGTCGTATCTCGGTCTTGCGCCGACGGTTCGCCAAAGTGGTGAGCGATCATCACGCGGCCGACTTGTTCCTGTCGGACAAAAACGATTGCGAAGCCTCCTGGTCGAATCCGCTTGGATATGGCAGGCAAAAGTTCCTAAAATCAAAGAACGTTACAACCAGCTTGTCGCAAAAACAGGAGTGCCGCAAAAAGCCATTGCAGCCATAGCTCGCCTCCTGGCAATCGTTTTATGGCGTTTGAGTCTTTCGGGCCGTTGTTATCAAAGTTCATAA